Proteins from a genomic interval of Oceanispirochaeta crateris:
- the mnmE gene encoding tRNA uridine-5-carboxymethylaminomethyl(34) synthesis GTPase MnmE: MNHETYDPDDRIAALATPWAESALAVIRTSGQGCIDAISPLFSADLIHQKSREMLYGILSDPHTGEALDEIMAVVFRAPGSYTGQESVELYCHGSLPGIQKILSLLFRSGFRQASPGEFTFRAFINGKMDLTRAEAVQEIISSKTGKAQSMALNRLSGSLEKRIDHFKQMAAGMAALFAIQLDYPDDEVDAPPMPMNEIRDMKRGLKELIDSYTVGKIYQEGVIIALAGRTNAGKSSLFNLFLKEDRSIVSDVHGTTRDYLESWISLGGIPIRLYDTAGLRQSEDPVEEEGIRRTREVMENAHILIYVLDGSIGLSSEEEDILRTEPSEGGKERILVWNKADISTVTPPEGAISISAVTGEGFTELEEVLRSRIFRDAAHVGSEAVVDSLRQKELLERAYSGVVKVEEAIHNGLPVDILAMDLHDVLQALGEITGEVSSSDILERMFSNFCVGK, translated from the coding sequence ATGAATCATGAAACCTATGATCCTGATGACAGGATCGCCGCCTTGGCAACACCTTGGGCGGAAAGTGCCCTGGCTGTCATTCGGACCTCCGGACAGGGCTGTATTGATGCTATTTCCCCTCTATTCAGTGCTGACCTGATACATCAAAAATCAAGAGAAATGTTATATGGAATCCTTTCGGATCCTCATACAGGTGAAGCTCTCGATGAAATTATGGCTGTCGTCTTCCGGGCCCCCGGTAGTTATACGGGTCAGGAGAGTGTTGAACTCTACTGCCATGGAAGCCTGCCGGGAATCCAGAAAATTCTCAGCCTTTTGTTTCGTTCCGGTTTTAGGCAAGCCTCTCCGGGAGAGTTTACCTTCCGGGCTTTTATCAACGGTAAGATGGATTTGACCCGGGCTGAGGCGGTTCAGGAAATCATTAGCTCCAAGACCGGCAAGGCGCAGTCTATGGCCTTAAACAGACTGTCTGGGTCTCTTGAAAAACGGATTGATCATTTCAAGCAGATGGCTGCTGGAATGGCGGCTCTATTTGCAATACAGCTGGATTATCCCGATGATGAGGTAGACGCGCCACCAATGCCCATGAATGAAATCCGGGATATGAAACGGGGCCTCAAGGAGCTTATTGATTCCTATACTGTGGGAAAAATATATCAGGAAGGTGTCATCATCGCTCTGGCAGGACGAACAAATGCCGGGAAGTCGAGTCTGTTCAATCTGTTTTTGAAAGAAGACCGCTCCATTGTTTCGGATGTCCACGGGACTACCCGAGACTACCTTGAGTCCTGGATCTCCTTGGGAGGTATCCCTATCAGACTTTACGATACAGCAGGGCTGAGGCAATCAGAGGACCCTGTAGAAGAGGAAGGTATCCGCCGGACACGGGAAGTCATGGAAAATGCTCATATTCTTATCTATGTTTTGGATGGCAGCATCGGATTGTCATCAGAAGAAGAGGACATATTGAGGACAGAACCCTCAGAGGGGGGCAAGGAGCGTATCCTTGTTTGGAACAAGGCGGATATCAGTACAGTCACTCCTCCTGAGGGGGCCATTTCAATCAGTGCTGTGACCGGAGAAGGGTTTACAGAACTGGAAGAGGTTCTGAGATCCAGAATCTTCCGGGATGCCGCACATGTGGGTTCCGAGGCGGTTGTTGATTCCCTCCGGCAGAAAGAACTTCTCGAAAGGGCTTACTCCGGGGTTGTAAAAGTGGAAGAGGCTATTCATAATGGCCTGCCGGTGGATATTCTGGCCATGGATCTGCATGATGTACTGCAGGCATTAGGAGAAATCACTGGAGAGGTTTCCTCTTCGGATATTTTAGAAAGGATGTTCTCCAACTTCTGTGTCGGGAAGTAA